In Tiliqua scincoides isolate rTilSci1 chromosome 1, rTilSci1.hap2, whole genome shotgun sequence, the following are encoded in one genomic region:
- the INS gene encoding insulin produces MALWIQTLPLLVLLAVSSPAISHAYPSQHLCGSHLVEALYLVCGERGFYYSPKARRNIEQPLAVNEPLQNEVETLPFQPQDFQKVKKGIVQQCCENTCSLYDLENYCN; encoded by the exons ATGGCTCTCTGGATCCAAACTCTGCCTCTCCTGGTACTGCTTGCAGTTTCGTCTCCTGCCATTAGTCATGCTTATCCCAGTCAGCATCTATGTGGTTCCCACCTAGTGGAGGCGCTCTACCTTGTATGTGGAGAACGGGGTTTCTACTATTCCCCCAAAGCACGGAGGAACATTGAACAGCCCCTAG CAGTGAATGAGCCTTTACAGAATGAGGTGGAAACACTACCATTCCAACCacaggactttcagaaggtgaaGAAAGGAATTGTGCAGCAATGTTGTGAAAACACCTGCTCCCTCTATGACCTAGAGAACTACTGCaactag